The Rhipicephalus microplus isolate Deutch F79 unplaced genomic scaffold, USDA_Rmic scaffold_14, whole genome shotgun sequence genome contains a region encoding:
- the LOC119181145 gene encoding uncharacterized protein LOC119181145, with amino-acid sequence MRYFSRVYPAKAASDPGWNFAPGDYVYVRNYGAGDKWFPGTVEATRGTRLLEVKTVDGLVRRHVDQVRKRSPDETPAADDMSRPSTPVSPGPVRLETTAPATSQSTPESQPYVLRRSTRAKKPVVRFGY; translated from the exons ATGAGGTACTTTTCCAG AGTCTATCCTGCCAAAGCTGCGAGTGACCCAGGCTGGAATTTCGCACCGGGAGACTACGTGTACGTGCGAAATTACGGCGCCGGAGACAAGTGGTTCCCAGGCACAGTGGAGGCTACGCGTGGCACTCGCCTCCTGGAGGTAAAGACTGTGGATGGCCTTGTCCGCCGCCACGTGGATCAAGTTCGCAAGCGGAGCCCAGATGAAACGCCAGCAGCCGACGACATGTCGAGGCCATCTACACCGGTTTCCCCAGGGCCGGTACGACTAGAAACAACGGCGCCGGCTACCTCTCAGAGTACCCCAGAATCGCAACCATACGTACTACGTCGCTCCACACGAGCCAAGAAACCGGTCGTGCGTTTTGGCTACTAA